A region of the Pricia mediterranea genome:
GTGGTCGGTAGGTAGATTTCGTCATGGGAAATCCTGAAAAACCATCAAAAAATCTATGGTTTTCGTTCAGTGTAGACAAGCACTAATGCTGTGCTCTGATGGCACTGACAATATCGTTCTTTTGCAAAACCCCGGACTTTCGCCAGACCTGTTTCCCATTTTTGAACAACAGCATTGTCGGCACACCGCGCACTTGATAGGTACTGGCCAGGGACTGGTTCTTGTCCACATCGATCTTTATGATTTTTACATCGTCGCCCAATTCGTCCTTCACTTGTTTCAAAATGGGAGCCAGTATTTTGCAAGGGCCGCACCAATCGGCAAAAAAGTCAACTAGAACGGGCGTTTTTGAATCTATGATTTTTTGAAAGCTACTTTTCATCCCTTTGTATTTGAACTACAAATTTAAACCAAACCGTAAGTTCTCAAACTGACTTTCGTCATGGTAAATTGCGTTTTCGAACCCTAACTTTATCCGATGAATAAGAAATACATGCTGTGGACAAGCGAATTCTAGTAGCCAACGATTTTTGTCCTAGACCTCTATAGAGTTCAGGCCTGCGAATACTATTTTGTACACATGCATTAGTGCAATGGCGGAAAAGTGACAACGGTATGCCAAAAAAGAAATGCAATATGAACGTACTGGTTCTGGGGCTTCCCGGGTCGGGTAAAAGTTATTTTGCAGAACGGCTTGCAAAACGATTGGATGCCGAATACGTGAGTAGCGACCGCTTGCGAAAGCAGCTATTTCCCGAACCCACCTATTCCGATCTGGAAAAAGCCAACGTTTACTATGCCATGCTCAAGAAAATGCAAGAGACAAATGCCCAAGAAAGGAATTTGGTGCTGGATGCCACTTTCCATAAAAAATCAACTAGGCAACTTTTCACCAAGACCGCAAGGGGAAAGACCCATTTTATCGAAGTTTGTGCCGATGAAGCGATTATCAAAGACCGTCTAAAAAAGAGCAGGCCTGACAGTGATGCCGATTATCAAATCCACCAACTGATCAAGCAGCAATGGGAAGCTTTGGAAGCACCCCATTTGACTCTGAAATCCACCAACGAGAATATAGAGGCCCTGCTGCAAAGAGCCCTTGAATATTTGAAAAATGACCAAGAATCAAATCGATGAACTAATTTCCGAAGGAGTTTTTCCCGAACCGACCGAGCATCGCAAACTGCTCGAGACCCATATTTCTTGGGTCATTCTCTGCGACAGGTTCGTGTACAAGATAAAAAAGCCGATAAAATATTCTTTTCTTGACTTTTCGACCTTGGAGAGGCGCAAGCATTTTTATGAAAGAGAACTGGTGCTTAACCGACGGTATTCTGGAAATATCTACCTAGGGGTGCTGCCTATTTATGAATTTCAGGGTCAATTTATTATCGGTGGAGATGAAGGAAGGGTTGTGGAGTACGCTCTTAAAATGAGCAAGCTCGACCCAGAAAAACAAATGGACGTTCTGGTATCCCAAAACAAAGTGAGCAACTTAGATATTGTGAACTTGGCGCGATACATTGCCGATTTTCATGAGCATGCCAAGATAATTTATGACACGAGTGGAATTGATATTGGGCAGGAATTCAATGACCTAGCTGGTGCAAGGTCGTTTCTAACGGAAAACCTGGGTTCGGAATACGGCGACCGTATCGACAGCGCCCTAAAAGCTTCCGGAACTTTTTTGCGAAAAAATAAAAAGCTGTTGGAGGATAGACTGAAAATGGAATTTTATAGGGACGTGCATGGAGATCTGCATACCCGCAATATTTTTCTCTTGCCCGATCCACAGCCTTTCGACTGTATCGAATTCAATGACAAGTATCGCCAGATCGATGTATTGAACGAGGTCGCCTTTCTTTGTATGGATCTCGATGCCTTGGACAGAAACGATCTGTCCGAACTTTTCATCGAACAGTATAATCGACATTTTCCTGCCATACGCAATGATAAAGACAAGAATCTCTTTATTTATTACAAAGCGTACCGCGCCAATGTACGCGCCAAGGTCAACAGCCTGCGCGCGAATAGTGCCTCCAATAGTGCCGATAGAAAAAGGGCACTCTCCGAAGTCAAAAGATATTTCGAATTGATGGAAGATTATCTATGCTCTCTCAAGTGATATGGACAAGAAGTATTACTAGCTACCTATAAACAAATTTGATACAAGGCTGTGCCCATCAGGAATACGAGTTAGAATACACAGAAGATAAATATTATAAATGCGATTCATATGAAAATAGTTCTAACCATAACACTGTTCCTGCATGGCCTTATTCACTTCATGGGCTTTGCCAAAGCCTTTGGTTACGGCAACTTAACTCAGTTTAGCAAAGAAATATCGAGACCTATGGGTTTTCTATGGATGCTTGCCGGCATTCTATTCGTTGTATCCGCCCTCCTTTATTTCCTGAAGAAAGACGCATGGCCGGTACTTGCAATTGTTGCAGTGGTGGTATCGCAAATCTTGATTTTCACCCTTTGGAAGGATGCTAAATTCGGTACTATCGCCAATATGGTCATTCTAGTGGCCGCCATTATCGGTTTTGCATCCTACCAATTTGAAAGTGAATACAGGGAAGACGTGACTTCGGCGATCAAAAAATTCACGGTCGAATCCGAAACGGTTACGGGGAGGGACTTGGAACACCTTCCGACGCCCGTAAAAAAGTATTTGATGTACGTCGGTATCGTCGGGAAACCCAAGGTGGGTAATGTAAGGATTGTTTTCGAAGGCGAAATGCGCGATAAGGGCAAGGATTGGTTTACGTTTACGTCGCAGCAATATAATTTTTTCGAATCCCCGGTCCGTTTGTTTTTTATGAAAGCCAAGGTAAGCGGATTACCGACCAACGGTTATCACAGATACGATAGGGAAGGGGCGAGTATGCTGGTCAAGGTACTTTCATTGATTCCGGCGGTCGACCTGAAATCCAAGGAAATGTATCCTACGGAAACCGTTACTTTTTTTAACGACCTGTGTTTATTCGCCCCTGCTGCGCTTATCGATAAAAGGATACAATGGCAGGCTATTGATGGACTTTCGGCAAATGCCACGTTTACAACCGCCGAGACTACTATTTCCGCTACCTTATATTTCAATGAAGCCGGGCAACTCATCAATTTTGTTTCGAACGACCGCTATTCGATTGCCGAAATGAAAACCTTCCCGTTTTCTACCCCCGCTAGCAACTATAAGCTTATTAATGGGTATCATTTACCGACCTATGGCGAGGCGGTATGGCATTATCCCGATGGGGAGTTTGTTTATGGAAAATTCAACGTAATAAGTGTAGCGTACAATGTTACGGATTTATGGTAGCAAAAGGATGAATACGAAAATACTACAGGAAGCAATTGAATTCCCGTCGAAGCGAAGAATAATTTCTACCATAATTATGTTTGCCTCACTGTGCTTCTAAACGGCGATTTGATTAGTTTTGAACATGCTTTGTCCAATATCCGACAACGGATTTCCATCCCTTCATACTGGATGCCATCGAATCCAAATTTAAAAGCAACCAAGAATGAAGAACGCTAACGTTTCATGGTATTTCATTCCATCCCTATTCCTACTGTTGATATCTTTCGGATCATGCACTGAAAGCAAGTCGGACGGTCCTATGAAGACCAAGTCGGTCGATCCGGTCGACCTGGTCTACCCGCAGCTCGACACCGAAAACTCCCGCTGGTTTTTCTTCTCCTCCGCCAGCCGTCCCTTCGGGATGGTCAATTTAAGTCCCGATACCCAGGTCGACGGGGCCTGGGGCAGCGGTTACCGCTATAAGACCGATACAATCCAAGGCTTTAGCCATATCCACGCCTGGCAGCTATCGGGACTTTCCGTGATGCCGGTGACAGTATCCGAGGAAAACCGAAAATCCATATTCAAGGATTACAGTTCCAAGTTCAGCCATGGTACGGAGCGCGTCTCCCCGGGCCATCACTATGTGGAACTGGACCGGTACGGAATTACCGCGGAACTTACCAGTACAAAGCGGGTCGGGTTTCACAAGTACACCTTCCCGGACGAAGGGCGGCCCGCCATCCTGTTCAATCTGAACGGCATGTTGGGTCCCAACGAGACCGTAGACGGAACCCTCCGAAAAATAAAGGAAAAGACCTTGGTAGGTGAACTCACGATCGCTGCGACCCATAGAAGGCCGAAACCGGTAAAACTGTACTTTCATGTTGCCTTGGTCAATAAAATTGAAACGATCGTTCGAGATCCGGAAACCGGCAACTATTTGATAAGCCTGAAAGGTGTGGACAACACCGCTTTAATGAAAGTAGGGATCTCCTATACCTCCGTTGAAAATGCCGCGATCAACAGTGCGACCGAGCTACCGGCATGGAACTTTGACAAAACGGTCGAG
Encoded here:
- a CDS encoding DUF6544 family protein, whose protein sequence is MKIVLTITLFLHGLIHFMGFAKAFGYGNLTQFSKEISRPMGFLWMLAGILFVVSALLYFLKKDAWPVLAIVAVVVSQILIFTLWKDAKFGTIANMVILVAAIIGFASYQFESEYREDVTSAIKKFTVESETVTGRDLEHLPTPVKKYLMYVGIVGKPKVGNVRIVFEGEMRDKGKDWFTFTSQQYNFFESPVRLFFMKAKVSGLPTNGYHRYDREGASMLVKVLSLIPAVDLKSKEMYPTETVTFFNDLCLFAPAALIDKRIQWQAIDGLSANATFTTAETTISATLYFNEAGQLINFVSNDRYSIAEMKTFPFSTPASNYKLINGYHLPTYGEAVWHYPDGEFVYGKFNVISVAYNVTDLW
- the trxA gene encoding thioredoxin, which produces MKSSFQKIIDSKTPVLVDFFADWCGPCKILAPILKQVKDELGDDVKIIKIDVDKNQSLASTYQVRGVPTMLLFKNGKQVWRKSGVLQKNDIVSAIRAQH
- a CDS encoding AAA family ATPase, producing the protein MNVLVLGLPGSGKSYFAERLAKRLDAEYVSSDRLRKQLFPEPTYSDLEKANVYYAMLKKMQETNAQERNLVLDATFHKKSTRQLFTKTARGKTHFIEVCADEAIIKDRLKKSRPDSDADYQIHQLIKQQWEALEAPHLTLKSTNENIEALLQRALEYLKNDQESNR